The proteins below come from a single Stomoxys calcitrans chromosome 1, idStoCalc2.1, whole genome shotgun sequence genomic window:
- the LOC106095841 gene encoding solute carrier family 35 member C2, which translates to MAQARYDSHKYSRLSSQEVASSRTFEDDGHEEIVLSNESSRIRFSPDSDEEVVAQEHSKDNGYLHHTASSTTPSTNVTLRDRLNDSRLMQMAICSLATILLYLFLSICLTFYQKALIKKLKFPLSIVTYHLVIKLIMASCVRATYKCIVGKSRIQLDWRVSVRKMAPTGLASGIDIGFSNWGLELVPISLYTMTKSSTIVFILIFAIMLGLEKKSWSLVFIVSLIALGLFMFTYKSTQFHTLGFIFILVASLSGGVRWSLAQFLMQKSKLGLHNPIDMIYHMQPWMILAILPFVLVFEGKLFLAVLDKWDEYSTNDIYMVILKITFGAVMAFCMEISEFMVLAKTSSLTLSIAGIFKDIFQLALAVEYNGDQLTLINSLGLVVCLAGICCHIVHKYSSLTKNEEINLSGDDDSFDLHYNEASLSPPSQQTGDSSNFAFNSTKNHSSLTVPLLEETDTDDDDGDGSPNKENSSDVIFDILKRRDMQR; encoded by the exons ATGGCCCAAGCGCGATATGATTCTCACAAGTACTCCCGGCTCAGTAGTCAAGAAGTTGCCTCATCCCGGACGTTCGAAGATGATGGGCATGAAGAAATCGTATTGAGCAACGAGAGCAGTAGAATAAGATTCAGCCCCGATAGTGATGAAGAGGTGGTGGCTCAAGAGCACTCAAAGGATAATGGTTATTTACATCACACGGCGTCGTCGACGACCCCATCTACTAATGTTACCTTAAGAGATCGCCTTAATGATTCTCGATTAATGCAGATGGCTATTTGTTCTTTAGCGACAATACTACTATATCTATTTTTATCAATATGCTTGACTTTTTATCAGAAAG CattaataaaaaaactaaagttTCCACTGAGTATTGTAACCTATCACTTGGTGATAAAACTTATAATGGCAAGCTGTGTTCGTGCGACATACAAGTGCATTGTGGGCAAATCGAGAATCCAATTAGATTGGCGCGTGTCGGTCCGAAAAATGGCACCCACCGGCCTAGCTAGCGGCATTGATATCGGATTCTCGAACTGGGGCTTGGAGTTGGTGCCGATATCATTATATACAATGACAAAGTCGTCCACGATTGTTTTTATACTGATATTTGCCATTATGTTAGGCCTAGAAAAGAAG AGTTGGTCGTTGGTTTTTATCGTTTCGCTAATAGCCTTGGGACTTTTTATGTTCACGTATAAATCAACACAATTTCATACGTTAGGATTTATATTCATACTAGTTGCGTCGCTAAGTGGTGGTGTTCGTTGGAGTTTAGCGCAATTTCTAATGCAAAAATCTAAGTTGGGTCTTCACAATCCTATAGATATGATTTATCATATGCAACCATGGAtgattttggcaattttaccTTTTGTTTTAGTATTTgagg GCAAACTTTTCCTAGCTGTTCTGGACAAGTGGGATGAGTATTCAACAAATGATATATACATGGTTATATTGAAAATTACATTCGGTGCAGTTATGGCGTTCTGTATGGAAATAAGTGAGTTTATGGTACTAGCTAAAACTTCGAGCTTGACTTTGTCCATAGCCGGTATTTTTAAG GATATATTCCAATTGGCTTTGGCTGTCGAATACAATGGCGACCAACTTACTTTAATCAATTCTCTAGGATTGGTTGTTTGTTTAGCTGGAATCTGCTGCCATATTGTTCACAAATATTCATCTTTAACGAAGAATGAAGAAATCAATTTGTCTGGTGACGATGATTCCTTTGACCTCCACTATAATGAGGCTTCGTTGAGCCCCCCTAGCCAACAAACAGGGGACTCTTCCAATTTTGCTTTTAATTCAACAAAAAATCATTCCTCTTTGACTGTTCCATTGCTGGAAGAAACTGATACTGATGACGACGATGGAGACGGATCTCCGAATAAGGAAAATTCTTCTGATGTCATATTTGATATATTGAAACGCCGAGATATGCAACGATGA
- the LOC106095842 gene encoding cyclin-J isoform X2 — protein MFENSYYSHNNTFRSPTIPIIRAHETLPIAFGSNSSHSHSKQEEKVNNNNLICEYLDDIFLSLKEAELRRRTIWFRSQQIECRPALIQSMKSASEKHNLARTTLHLVQFVLFLATYLLDGFMDKYIIRSDKLNLSAVACLLLAAKIEEADMDMPKFDDLNKLMDEENGYSLKDFKNVEKKVLDTFEFDIIRPTAATFAEYFANSILILQDFHMFRNHWYNEMALDHLHYNHPLTISKPQREPDCIAPTRHLVICTPCPYSTYEEMLSTVGQTYFQLIDVSLNYLKFANDRPSIIAASCIAAARQLHGIFPIWSPYLIKLTSYTADIISPLVENILAIYRLHCKSENLQYCQAPTTPVNNGTSTYVNVLCGSSDSGHISESDIKSMKSDMEDDIDNCDKDLAITDTEDDSPFHCLEYSLLPKRRRLF, from the exons atgtTCGAAAATTCGTATTATAGCCACAACAATACGTTTAGGTCACCAACTATTCCCATCATACGGGCACATGAGACTTTACCGATTGCCTTTGGTTCTAATAGCTCACATTCCCATTCCAAACAAGAAGAG AAGGTTAATAATAACAACTTGATATGTGAGTATTTGGACGATATTTTCCTGTCCTTAAAGGAAGCAGAATTAAGGCGTCGCACTATATGGTTTCGCTCTCAACAAATTGAATGCCGTCCAGCACTGATTCAGTCAATGAAATCTGCTTCGGAAAAACACAATCTCGCCAGAACTACTTTACACTTGg TTcaatttgtactttttttagCAACTTACTTACTTGATGGCTTCATGGATAAGTATATAATACGTTCGGACAAATTAAATCTTTCCGCCGTAGCTTGCCTTCTGCTGGCGGCAAAAATTGAAGAGGCTGACATGGATATGCCAAAATTTGATGATCTGAATAAATTGATGGATGAAGAAAATGGCTATAGCTTAAAAGATTtcaaaaatgtcgaaaaaaaaGTGCTGGACACTTTTGAATTCGATATTATACGACCGACAGCGGCTACGTTTGCTGAATATTTTGCCAACAGTATTTTAATTTTGCAAGACTTTCATATGTTCCGTAACCACTGGTATAACGAGATGGCTCTAGATCATCTTCACTACAATCACCCGTTGACCATATCCAAACCGCAAAGAGAACCAGATTGCATAGCACCTACACGACACCTAGTCATATGTACCCCCTGTCCATATAGCACGTACGAAGAAATGCTAAGTACAGTCGGTCAAACGTATTTTCAATTAATAGACGTTTCTTTAAACT ATTTGAAGTTTGCTAATGATCGGCCATCCATTATTGCCGCATCATGTATAGCGGCAGCGCGACAACTTCACGGCATCTTTCCCATATGGTCACCATATCTTATTAAATTAACTTCCTACACAGCAGATATTATATCGCCACTTGTCGAAAATATTTTAGCAATTTACCGTTTGCACtgcaaaagtgaaaatttgcagtATTGTCAAGCACCAACTACACCCGTCAATAATGGAACTTCCACTTACGTCAACGTTTTGTGCGGCAGTTCGGATTCTGGCCATATATCAGAAAGTGATATAAAGTCTATGAAATCTGATATGGAAGACGACATCGACAATTGCGATAAAGATTTAGCAATCACGGATACAGAAGATGATTCACCCTTCCACTGTCTTGAATATTCGTTATTGCCAAAAAGAAGACGCCTGTTCTAA
- the LOC106095842 gene encoding cyclin-J isoform X1 gives MFENSYYSHNNTFRSPTIPIIRAHETLPIAFGSNSSHSHSKQEEKKVNNNNLICEYLDDIFLSLKEAELRRRTIWFRSQQIECRPALIQSMKSASEKHNLARTTLHLVQFVLFLATYLLDGFMDKYIIRSDKLNLSAVACLLLAAKIEEADMDMPKFDDLNKLMDEENGYSLKDFKNVEKKVLDTFEFDIIRPTAATFAEYFANSILILQDFHMFRNHWYNEMALDHLHYNHPLTISKPQREPDCIAPTRHLVICTPCPYSTYEEMLSTVGQTYFQLIDVSLNYLKFANDRPSIIAASCIAAARQLHGIFPIWSPYLIKLTSYTADIISPLVENILAIYRLHCKSENLQYCQAPTTPVNNGTSTYVNVLCGSSDSGHISESDIKSMKSDMEDDIDNCDKDLAITDTEDDSPFHCLEYSLLPKRRRLF, from the exons atgtTCGAAAATTCGTATTATAGCCACAACAATACGTTTAGGTCACCAACTATTCCCATCATACGGGCACATGAGACTTTACCGATTGCCTTTGGTTCTAATAGCTCACATTCCCATTCCAAACAAGAAGAG AAGAAGGTTAATAATAACAACTTGATATGTGAGTATTTGGACGATATTTTCCTGTCCTTAAAGGAAGCAGAATTAAGGCGTCGCACTATATGGTTTCGCTCTCAACAAATTGAATGCCGTCCAGCACTGATTCAGTCAATGAAATCTGCTTCGGAAAAACACAATCTCGCCAGAACTACTTTACACTTGg TTcaatttgtactttttttagCAACTTACTTACTTGATGGCTTCATGGATAAGTATATAATACGTTCGGACAAATTAAATCTTTCCGCCGTAGCTTGCCTTCTGCTGGCGGCAAAAATTGAAGAGGCTGACATGGATATGCCAAAATTTGATGATCTGAATAAATTGATGGATGAAGAAAATGGCTATAGCTTAAAAGATTtcaaaaatgtcgaaaaaaaaGTGCTGGACACTTTTGAATTCGATATTATACGACCGACAGCGGCTACGTTTGCTGAATATTTTGCCAACAGTATTTTAATTTTGCAAGACTTTCATATGTTCCGTAACCACTGGTATAACGAGATGGCTCTAGATCATCTTCACTACAATCACCCGTTGACCATATCCAAACCGCAAAGAGAACCAGATTGCATAGCACCTACACGACACCTAGTCATATGTACCCCCTGTCCATATAGCACGTACGAAGAAATGCTAAGTACAGTCGGTCAAACGTATTTTCAATTAATAGACGTTTCTTTAAACT ATTTGAAGTTTGCTAATGATCGGCCATCCATTATTGCCGCATCATGTATAGCGGCAGCGCGACAACTTCACGGCATCTTTCCCATATGGTCACCATATCTTATTAAATTAACTTCCTACACAGCAGATATTATATCGCCACTTGTCGAAAATATTTTAGCAATTTACCGTTTGCACtgcaaaagtgaaaatttgcagtATTGTCAAGCACCAACTACACCCGTCAATAATGGAACTTCCACTTACGTCAACGTTTTGTGCGGCAGTTCGGATTCTGGCCATATATCAGAAAGTGATATAAAGTCTATGAAATCTGATATGGAAGACGACATCGACAATTGCGATAAAGATTTAGCAATCACGGATACAGAAGATGATTCACCCTTCCACTGTCTTGAATATTCGTTATTGCCAAAAAGAAGACGCCTGTTCTAA
- the LOC106095842 gene encoding cyclin-J isoform X3: protein MFENSYYSHNNTFRSPTIPIIRAHETLPIAFGSNSSHSHSKQEEKKVNNNNLICEYLDDIFLSLKEAELRRRTIWFRSQQIECRPALIQSMKSASEKHNLARTTLHLATYLLDGFMDKYIIRSDKLNLSAVACLLLAAKIEEADMDMPKFDDLNKLMDEENGYSLKDFKNVEKKVLDTFEFDIIRPTAATFAEYFANSILILQDFHMFRNHWYNEMALDHLHYNHPLTISKPQREPDCIAPTRHLVICTPCPYSTYEEMLSTVGQTYFQLIDVSLNYLKFANDRPSIIAASCIAAARQLHGIFPIWSPYLIKLTSYTADIISPLVENILAIYRLHCKSENLQYCQAPTTPVNNGTSTYVNVLCGSSDSGHISESDIKSMKSDMEDDIDNCDKDLAITDTEDDSPFHCLEYSLLPKRRRLF, encoded by the exons atgtTCGAAAATTCGTATTATAGCCACAACAATACGTTTAGGTCACCAACTATTCCCATCATACGGGCACATGAGACTTTACCGATTGCCTTTGGTTCTAATAGCTCACATTCCCATTCCAAACAAGAAGAG AAGAAGGTTAATAATAACAACTTGATATGTGAGTATTTGGACGATATTTTCCTGTCCTTAAAGGAAGCAGAATTAAGGCGTCGCACTATATGGTTTCGCTCTCAACAAATTGAATGCCGTCCAGCACTGATTCAGTCAATGAAATCTGCTTCGGAAAAACACAATCTCGCCAGAACTACTTTACACTTGg CAACTTACTTACTTGATGGCTTCATGGATAAGTATATAATACGTTCGGACAAATTAAATCTTTCCGCCGTAGCTTGCCTTCTGCTGGCGGCAAAAATTGAAGAGGCTGACATGGATATGCCAAAATTTGATGATCTGAATAAATTGATGGATGAAGAAAATGGCTATAGCTTAAAAGATTtcaaaaatgtcgaaaaaaaaGTGCTGGACACTTTTGAATTCGATATTATACGACCGACAGCGGCTACGTTTGCTGAATATTTTGCCAACAGTATTTTAATTTTGCAAGACTTTCATATGTTCCGTAACCACTGGTATAACGAGATGGCTCTAGATCATCTTCACTACAATCACCCGTTGACCATATCCAAACCGCAAAGAGAACCAGATTGCATAGCACCTACACGACACCTAGTCATATGTACCCCCTGTCCATATAGCACGTACGAAGAAATGCTAAGTACAGTCGGTCAAACGTATTTTCAATTAATAGACGTTTCTTTAAACT ATTTGAAGTTTGCTAATGATCGGCCATCCATTATTGCCGCATCATGTATAGCGGCAGCGCGACAACTTCACGGCATCTTTCCCATATGGTCACCATATCTTATTAAATTAACTTCCTACACAGCAGATATTATATCGCCACTTGTCGAAAATATTTTAGCAATTTACCGTTTGCACtgcaaaagtgaaaatttgcagtATTGTCAAGCACCAACTACACCCGTCAATAATGGAACTTCCACTTACGTCAACGTTTTGTGCGGCAGTTCGGATTCTGGCCATATATCAGAAAGTGATATAAAGTCTATGAAATCTGATATGGAAGACGACATCGACAATTGCGATAAAGATTTAGCAATCACGGATACAGAAGATGATTCACCCTTCCACTGTCTTGAATATTCGTTATTGCCAAAAAGAAGACGCCTGTTCTAA
- the LOC106095844 gene encoding vesicle transport protein USE1 → MLLSNSSTKLNVNIRTLLANCEELAKDETNFWRLKKFIKSLDTMIEELGNMADPHSGDKIHEYTERLQQLKMLTHYIDSPPASRAKRAKDAGDTGDAVLKEMNQLNQSKQYVELRKELLQEDSLRRRKPLEESSGDQSEAVKFIRDNQEKITEHMLSLTRNLKEQTETANKIIKKDTEMMSRSAGMTDRNISALNKETEKLEDHSRNAWKCWMWLMIIFVIVTFIAMVLFMKIVKKKKY, encoded by the exons atgttgctaaGTAACAGCTCAACTAAACTTAATGTTAATATTCGCACTTTGCTAGCCAATTGTGAAGAGTTGGCTAAAGACGAGACAAACTTCTGGCGCCTGAAGAAGTTCATTAAATCGTTAGATACTATGATCGAAGAGCTTGGAAACATGGCGGA TCCTCACAGCGGGGATAAAATACACGAATATACTGAAAGACTGCAACAATTAAAGATGTTGACGCATTACATAGACAGTCCTCCAGCCAGCCGTGCGAAAAGAGCCAAAGATGCTGGCGATACAGGTGATGCTGTTTTAAAAGAAATGAATCAGTTGAATCAATCAAAACAATATGTTGAACTACGCAAGGAGTTACTTCAAGAAGATTCGTTAAGAAGAAGGAAACCTTTAGAGGAAAGTAGCGGGGACCAAAGTGAGGCAGTTAAATTCATTCGGGACAATCAAGAGAAAATCACTGAGCATATGCTTTCTTTAACGAGAAATTTAAAGGAACAAACAGAAACAgccaataaaataattaaaaaagacACGGAAATGATGTCGCGATCGGCTGGTATGACCGATCGTAACATAAGTGCCTTAAATAAGGAAACGGAGAAGCTAGAAGACCACTCTCGAAACGCGTGGAAGTGTTGGATGTGGTTAATGATAATATTTGTAATAGTAACATTTATAGCAATGGTGTTGTTTATGAAAATagtaaagaaaaagaaatactAA